Proteins encoded in a region of the Streptomyces sp. NBC_00513 genome:
- the arsB gene encoding ACR3 family arsenite efflux transporter, giving the protein MTAEPTAGPVAARLSFLDRHLAVWILIAMAAGLGLGRAVPGLGDALAAVTVTGVSLPIALGLLVMMYPVLAKVRYDRLDTVTRDRRLLMSSLLLNWVVGPALMFALAWTFLPDLPEYRTGLIIVGLARCIAMVVIWNDLACGDREAAAVLVALNSVFQVLAFSLLGWFYLSVLPSLLHLEQTALDVSVWEIARSVLIFLGIPLAAGFLTRRLGERAKGRTWYESELMPRIGPFALYGLLFTIVVLFALQGEAVTSKPLDVARIALPLLVYFALMWVGSMALGRAVGLNHPRATTLAFTAAGNNFELAIAVAIATFGATSGQALAGVVGPLIEVPVLIGLVHVALAARRFFPTDAPTAAEQAATRRGPARV; this is encoded by the coding sequence GTGACCGCGGAGCCCACCGCCGGCCCGGTCGCGGCCCGACTGTCCTTCCTCGACCGGCACCTGGCGGTGTGGATCCTGATCGCGATGGCCGCCGGCCTCGGTCTCGGACGAGCCGTACCCGGCCTGGGCGACGCGCTCGCGGCGGTGACGGTCACCGGGGTGTCGCTGCCGATCGCACTCGGCTTGCTGGTGATGATGTACCCGGTCCTGGCCAAGGTCCGCTACGACCGTCTCGACACCGTCACCCGCGACCGGCGCCTGCTGATGTCCTCGCTTCTGCTGAACTGGGTCGTCGGCCCGGCGCTGATGTTCGCCCTCGCATGGACCTTCCTGCCTGATCTGCCCGAGTACCGCACCGGCCTGATCATCGTCGGTCTCGCCCGCTGCATCGCCATGGTCGTCATCTGGAACGACCTCGCCTGCGGCGACCGCGAGGCCGCTGCCGTCCTCGTCGCCCTCAACTCCGTCTTCCAGGTGCTCGCGTTCAGCCTGCTCGGCTGGTTCTACCTGTCCGTCCTGCCCAGCCTGCTCCACCTGGAGCAGACAGCCTTGGACGTGTCCGTGTGGGAGATCGCCCGCTCCGTACTGATCTTCCTCGGCATCCCGCTGGCGGCGGGATTCCTCACCCGCCGGCTGGGCGAGAGGGCCAAGGGCCGCACCTGGTACGAGAGCGAACTGATGCCCAGGATCGGGCCGTTCGCCCTGTACGGGCTGCTGTTCACCATCGTGGTGCTGTTCGCCCTACAGGGCGAGGCCGTCACCTCGAAGCCGCTGGACGTCGCCCGGATCGCGCTGCCGCTGCTGGTGTACTTCGCGCTGATGTGGGTCGGGTCGATGGCCCTGGGCCGCGCCGTCGGCCTGAACCACCCGAGAGCGACGACACTGGCGTTCACCGCCGCGGGCAACAACTTCGAACTCGCCATCGCGGTCGCCATCGCCACGTTCGGCGCCACCTCCGGCCAGGCCCTCGCCGGCGTCGTCGGCCCGCTGATCGAGGTACCGGTCCTGATCGGGCTGGTCCACGTCGCGCTCGCCGCCCGCCGCTTCTTCCCCACCGACGCCCCGACAGCAGCCGAGCAGGCCGCCACCCGGAGAGGACCCGCCCGTGTCTGA
- a CDS encoding glyoxalase produces the protein MIENVMPNETTIPLMPCVSVSETLDFYRCLGFEVVHEQTRPYVYLALSHRGFQLHFGNAPAHLDPVREDGGGCLVMVDEVAPYHAAFTAAMRATHGKVLASGRPRITRYRAGASRFTLIDPSGNSIIFIQRDEPTTLEYGGSKSLRGLARAVDNARILIEFKNDDHLAHRVLTTGLARHGENADPLDTAKALAMLIETATILDRPEETAPWRDLLARIPLDAEQRGQVEAVLRNAAHVPLSARPQAAEEEAVS, from the coding sequence ATGATCGAGAACGTGATGCCGAACGAGACGACCATCCCGTTGATGCCGTGCGTGTCGGTGTCGGAAACCCTGGACTTCTACCGATGCCTCGGGTTCGAGGTCGTCCACGAGCAGACCCGGCCGTACGTCTACCTGGCCCTCTCCCACCGGGGCTTCCAGCTTCATTTCGGCAACGCCCCCGCGCACCTGGATCCGGTGCGGGAAGACGGTGGCGGCTGCCTGGTGATGGTCGACGAAGTCGCCCCCTACCACGCCGCTTTCACCGCCGCCATGCGTGCGACGCACGGCAAGGTCCTGGCCTCCGGACGCCCGCGGATCACTCGCTACCGGGCGGGAGCGAGCCGGTTCACACTGATCGACCCCTCGGGCAACTCCATCATCTTCATCCAGCGCGACGAGCCCACCACATTGGAGTACGGCGGATCGAAGTCCCTCCGAGGCCTGGCCCGGGCCGTGGACAACGCCCGCATCCTCATCGAGTTCAAGAACGACGACCACCTCGCCCACCGCGTCCTGACCACGGGCCTGGCCCGCCACGGCGAGAACGCCGACCCCCTCGACACGGCCAAGGCCCTCGCGATGCTGATCGAAACAGCCACCATCCTCGATCGCCCCGAGGAGACCGCCCCTTGGCGTGACCTGCTCGCCCGGATTCCCCTCGACGCCGAGCAGCGTGGCCAGGTCGAAGCCGTGTTGCGCAACGCCGCGCATGTCCCGCTCTCCGCTCGGCCACAAGCCGCAGAGGAGGAGGCCGTCTCCTGA
- a CDS encoding helix-turn-helix transcriptional regulator, whose protein sequence is MSKQELAVLGQDEGGCCPTLLAAPLGEGQAVELAKMFKALGDPVRIRLLSMIASRAGGEICVCDLTPAFELSQPTISHHLKLLKQAGLIESERRGTWVHYRLVPETTDRLAAVLTRPTGPVDAGTAIAAATS, encoded by the coding sequence ATGTCGAAACAAGAACTGGCCGTACTCGGTCAGGACGAGGGCGGTTGCTGCCCCACCCTGCTGGCCGCGCCGCTGGGCGAGGGCCAGGCCGTGGAGCTGGCGAAGATGTTCAAGGCTCTCGGCGATCCGGTCCGCATCCGGCTCCTGTCGATGATCGCCTCGCGGGCCGGCGGGGAGATCTGCGTCTGCGACCTGACCCCTGCCTTCGAGCTGTCACAGCCGACGATCTCCCACCACCTGAAGCTGCTGAAGCAGGCCGGACTGATCGAGTCCGAGCGACGCGGGACCTGGGTCCACTACCGGCTCGTCCCCGAGACCACCGACCGCCTCGCCGCCGTCCTGACCCGTCCCACCGGGCCGGTCGACGCCGGGACCGCCATCGCGGCGGCCACATCGTGA
- a CDS encoding arsenate reductase ArsC: MPAPKPSVLFVCVHNAGRSQMAAAWLTHLAGDRVEVRSAGSAPAAGVNPAAVAAMAEVGIDISAQAPKVLTVDAVRASDVVITMGCGDTCPVFPGKRYLDWNLDDPAGQGVEAVRPIRDEIKALVEGLVEGLTAETPPAGP; this comes from the coding sequence ATCCCCGCCCCGAAGCCGTCGGTGCTGTTCGTGTGCGTCCACAACGCCGGCCGCTCGCAGATGGCCGCGGCCTGGCTCACCCATCTCGCGGGAGACCGGGTCGAGGTCCGCTCCGCCGGCTCCGCGCCCGCCGCCGGCGTGAACCCGGCGGCCGTCGCCGCGATGGCGGAGGTCGGCATCGACATCTCCGCCCAGGCACCGAAGGTACTGACCGTCGACGCCGTACGAGCCTCCGACGTGGTCATCACCATGGGCTGCGGCGACACCTGCCCCGTCTTCCCCGGCAAGCGCTACCTCGACTGGAACCTCGACGACCCGGCAGGCCAGGGTGTCGAGGCGGTACGCCCGATCCGCGACGAGATCAAGGCCCTGGTCGAGGGCCTGGTCGAGGGCCTGACTGCGGAGACCCCTCCGGCCGGGCCCTGA
- a CDS encoding phospholipase, with protein sequence MAALFGIISVTALTTTPAAAADQRQAIYAIAHRVNTLDGVDTALKHGANGIEIDVCAWWNPNEWRAYHDCSSAGDNRRGPSVDSMIDRILSNANAGRRLSLVWLDIKDPNYCGEEPNRGCSVAGLRDKAQRLTAAGIQVLYGFYEYHGGSTPDVGGRGWKSLEGRLGSLEGITSTGTRDQVVGAFNRSGSGFPAGRRVMDYGDSDITKGFGNCTEATWNTCAELKKGAGDRAAGRLAATMSWTTTYNDPWYIDKLLGDARVDGIIAGYGAFTGVREYDDSWQCANSINLIRDWVNRHGSTHRMANSADRLFR encoded by the coding sequence ATGGCTGCCCTGTTCGGGATCATCAGTGTCACCGCGCTGACCACGACCCCCGCGGCAGCGGCCGACCAGCGTCAGGCGATCTACGCCATCGCGCACCGGGTCAACACCCTGGACGGCGTGGACACCGCGCTCAAGCACGGCGCCAACGGCATCGAGATCGATGTCTGTGCCTGGTGGAACCCGAACGAATGGCGGGCCTACCACGACTGTTCCTCGGCCGGTGACAACCGGCGGGGCCCCAGCGTCGACAGCATGATCGACCGGATCCTCTCCAACGCCAATGCCGGACGCCGGCTGTCGCTGGTCTGGCTGGACATCAAGGACCCGAACTACTGCGGCGAGGAACCGAACCGCGGATGCAGCGTCGCCGGCCTGCGTGACAAGGCGCAGAGGCTGACGGCCGCCGGGATCCAAGTGCTCTACGGCTTCTACGAGTACCACGGCGGCAGCACCCCGGACGTCGGCGGCAGGGGCTGGAAGAGCCTGGAAGGCAGGCTCGGCAGCCTCGAGGGCATCACATCCACCGGTACCCGCGACCAGGTCGTCGGCGCCTTCAACCGCTCCGGTTCCGGATTCCCGGCAGGTCGCCGGGTCATGGACTACGGCGACTCCGACATCACCAAGGGGTTCGGCAACTGCACCGAAGCCACCTGGAACACGTGCGCGGAGCTGAAGAAGGGCGCCGGGGACCGTGCCGCCGGACGACTGGCCGCCACGATGTCCTGGACGACCACCTACAACGACCCTTGGTACATCGACAAACTGCTGGGTGACGCCCGTGTGGACGGCATCATCGCCGGCTACGGCGCCTTCACCGGGGTACGCGAGTACGACGACAGCTGGCAGTGCGCGAACTCCATCAACCTCATCCGCGACTGGGTGAACCGCCACGGTTCCACCCACCGCATGGCCAACAGCGCGGATCGTCTCTTCAGGTAG
- a CDS encoding SGNH/GDSL hydrolase family protein, with protein sequence MTITVRPGDIVMFTGDSITDCQRRESEDGLGFGYPLRVAGEWGLRHPDRPVTWMNTGIGGDKVMDLEARWEKDVLDARPDVVSILVGVNDMGWHTLDPEGYVIPVEEFEAGYDRLLAPLAEVGTRLILIEPFLLPIHGLVEAGAAVIGEEERRQWRIDLDPKIQAVRRLAAKYGAQLLDADGLFTELAVTTGPEYWAADGVHPTPAGHAALAKAWLRLVA encoded by the coding sequence ATGACGATCACTGTCCGACCGGGAGACATCGTGATGTTCACCGGCGATTCGATCACCGACTGCCAACGGAGGGAGAGCGAAGACGGTCTCGGGTTCGGCTACCCGCTGCGCGTCGCGGGCGAATGGGGCCTGCGCCACCCCGACCGGCCGGTGACCTGGATGAACACCGGTATAGGCGGCGACAAGGTGATGGACCTGGAAGCCCGCTGGGAGAAGGACGTACTCGACGCGCGCCCGGACGTGGTGTCGATCCTCGTCGGCGTCAACGACATGGGGTGGCACACGCTGGATCCCGAGGGGTACGTGATCCCCGTGGAGGAGTTCGAAGCCGGTTACGACCGGCTGCTCGCGCCCCTCGCCGAGGTGGGCACGCGGCTGATTCTCATCGAGCCGTTCCTCCTGCCGATCCACGGCCTCGTCGAGGCCGGCGCCGCGGTCATCGGAGAGGAGGAACGGAGGCAGTGGCGCATCGACCTGGACCCGAAGATCCAGGCCGTGCGCAGGCTCGCCGCCAAGTACGGCGCGCAACTCCTCGATGCCGACGGCCTGTTCACCGAGCTTGCCGTGACGACCGGGCCGGAGTATTGGGCCGCGGACGGCGTACATCCGACGCCGGCCGGTCACGCCGCGCTCGCGAAGGCCTGGCTGCGCCTGGTGGCGTGA
- the arsM gene encoding arsenite methyltransferase translates to MTDQTADLREIVRRRYAASALKVVEGGTGCCGAEPVEVNDNFGVALYTADERDALPAEAAAASLGCGNPTAVADLHEGERVLDLGSGGGIDVLLSARRVGPTGKAYGLDMTEEMLALALANQKRAGATNVEFLKGTIEAIPLPAGTIDVVISNCVINLSTDKPAVFAEMFRVLTPGGRIGISDVVADDELAPAQRAERGDHVGCIAGALSFAEYRDGLAAAGFTDIELTATHAVADGMHSAIVRAVKEGSVPRPR, encoded by the coding sequence ATGACTGATCAGACAGCGGACCTGCGCGAGATCGTCCGCCGGCGGTACGCCGCCTCCGCACTCAAGGTCGTCGAGGGCGGCACCGGCTGCTGCGGCGCCGAACCGGTCGAGGTGAACGACAACTTCGGCGTCGCCCTCTACACGGCCGACGAACGGGACGCCCTTCCGGCCGAGGCCGCCGCCGCCTCCCTGGGATGCGGGAACCCCACCGCCGTGGCCGATCTCCACGAAGGCGAACGCGTTCTCGACCTCGGCTCCGGCGGCGGCATCGACGTCCTGCTGTCCGCCCGCCGCGTCGGCCCGACCGGAAAGGCGTACGGCCTGGACATGACCGAGGAGATGCTCGCCCTCGCCCTGGCGAACCAGAAGAGAGCCGGCGCCACGAACGTCGAGTTCCTCAAGGGCACCATCGAGGCCATCCCGCTGCCCGCGGGCACGATCGACGTCGTCATCTCCAACTGCGTGATCAACCTGTCCACCGACAAACCGGCCGTCTTCGCCGAGATGTTCCGCGTCCTGACCCCCGGCGGCCGGATCGGCATCTCCGACGTCGTCGCCGACGACGAACTCGCCCCGGCCCAGCGGGCGGAGCGCGGTGACCACGTCGGCTGCATCGCCGGCGCGCTCTCGTTCGCCGAGTACCGCGACGGCCTGGCGGCGGCCGGTTTCACCGACATCGAGCTCACCGCGACCCACGCCGTCGCCGACGGCATGCACTCCGCCATCGTCCGGGCCGTCAAGGAGGGCTCAGTGCCGCGCCCGCGGTGA
- a CDS encoding VanZ family protein, with product MSHDAFLPAPPRRTRGVLLLGLTAFGVAGALFAVRRPLMMAAPMCMAGRWHGCFDTFNGVVLMTLVALPLAALAVWARARCRRAAGGTSAWRLSLAEVGMVHGTVPFLWMTMMPGAGAGAVPARVSLVPLRDLITMGPLGIAGNLLVLAALGFFAPMRFAALASVPRILALGAGCSVLVETAQYLLRLDRVSSVDDVLVNAAGAVLAALASRRWWLTRAEAPVGRPRPTPTPTPTPTSAG from the coding sequence ATGAGTCACGACGCATTCCTGCCGGCGCCGCCCCGTCGCACGCGCGGAGTCCTGCTCCTCGGACTGACGGCCTTCGGCGTGGCGGGCGCCCTGTTCGCCGTGCGGCGACCACTCATGATGGCCGCTCCGATGTGCATGGCGGGGCGGTGGCACGGCTGCTTCGACACGTTCAACGGTGTGGTGCTCATGACGTTGGTCGCGCTGCCGTTGGCCGCGTTGGCGGTATGGGCACGGGCGCGCTGTCGGCGGGCCGCCGGCGGGACCTCGGCGTGGCGGCTGTCGCTGGCCGAGGTGGGCATGGTCCACGGGACCGTGCCGTTCCTGTGGATGACCATGATGCCGGGTGCCGGGGCCGGCGCCGTCCCCGCACGGGTGAGCCTGGTACCGCTGCGGGACCTGATCACGATGGGGCCCCTCGGGATCGCCGGCAACCTGCTGGTCCTCGCCGCGCTGGGGTTCTTCGCCCCGATGCGGTTCGCGGCGCTCGCGTCCGTACCGCGGATCCTGGCGCTCGGGGCGGGCTGCTCGGTCCTGGTCGAAACCGCGCAGTACCTCCTGCGGCTGGACCGGGTGTCCTCCGTGGACGACGTACTGGTCAACGCCGCCGGGGCCGTACTGGCCGCGCTGGCGTCGCGCCGCTGGTGGCTTACCAGGGCAGAGGCACCGGTGGGCCGGCCTCGCCCCACGCCCACACCCACGCCCACGCCCACGTCGGCAGGATGA
- the rph gene encoding rifamycin-inactivating phosphotransferase gives MIEQYVCDLQETDETRVAVVGGKGAHLGGLSRIEGIRVPGGFCVTTDAFRRIMAEALSIDDRLDELSRLNPDDREAVRALSSRIRRTIEGIAIPDDIAKAITRELARLGEHAAYAVRSSATAEDLPTASFAGQQDTYLNVVGETEILRHISRCWASLFTERAVTYRRRNGIDDGAVHMAVVVQRMVFPHAAGVLFTADPVTGNRKVATVDAGFGLGEALVSGLVNPDVFTVRDGEVVARTIAAKQRAVHALPAGGTREVAIDPRQQEQPALTDAQAVRLVKLGRRIESHFGRPQDIEWCLVDDGFQIVQSRPITTLFPIPESGDQENHVYVSVGHQQMMTDPMKPLGFSMWQLTAMVPMHEAGGRLFVDVTRRLASPASRAGLLDVLGKGDPLVRDALETVLDRDDFVPSLPDTDPGAPPTGRASAPSVKPPANPIATDPAIVTELIERSRVSIAALERDIRTKTGPALFDFLLEAFEEHKRVLGDPLSMQAIMAGMEATWWLNDTLQEWLGEKNAADTLTLSAPDNVTSEMGLALLDVADVIRPYPEVVAFLQGVEDEGFLDEMAKLAGGSEAREAIESYLDRYGMRCVAEIDITRPRWHERPSTLVPVILDNVRNFEPGAAGRRFEQGREKALKKEQDVLSRLRTLPDGDRKADETKRMIDRVRTFIGYREYPKYGIISRYFVYKQALMEEARRLVRANVLAEQEDIFHLTFQELHEVVRSNQVDRRLIEQRKDAFRSYHALTPPRVLTSDGEAVTGAYRRDDVPAGALTGLPVSVGTVEGRARVILDMGEADLEPGDILVTTFTDPSWSPLFVGIAGLVTEVGGLMTHGAVIAREYGLPAVVGVERATRLIRDGQRIRVHGTDGYIEILP, from the coding sequence GTGATCGAGCAGTACGTGTGTGATCTCCAGGAGACCGACGAGACGCGGGTCGCGGTCGTCGGCGGCAAGGGCGCGCACCTGGGCGGGCTGTCGCGGATCGAAGGCATTCGCGTACCGGGTGGCTTCTGCGTGACGACGGACGCCTTCCGGCGGATCATGGCGGAAGCGCTGTCGATCGACGATCGGCTCGATGAACTGTCGCGCCTGAACCCGGACGACCGGGAGGCGGTCCGCGCGCTGAGCTCGCGGATTCGCCGAACCATCGAAGGGATCGCGATCCCTGACGACATCGCGAAGGCGATCACCCGCGAGCTCGCCCGGCTCGGCGAGCATGCCGCCTACGCCGTCCGTTCCAGCGCGACGGCGGAGGACCTGCCGACGGCCTCCTTCGCGGGCCAGCAGGACACCTACCTGAACGTCGTGGGCGAGACGGAGATCCTGCGGCACATCAGCCGGTGTTGGGCCTCGCTGTTCACCGAGCGGGCCGTGACCTATCGCCGGCGCAACGGCATCGACGACGGTGCGGTGCACATGGCCGTGGTCGTGCAGCGGATGGTCTTTCCACACGCGGCCGGCGTCCTGTTCACGGCCGACCCCGTCACGGGCAACCGGAAGGTCGCCACCGTGGACGCCGGCTTCGGCCTCGGCGAGGCCCTGGTCTCCGGCCTGGTGAATCCGGACGTCTTCACGGTGCGGGACGGCGAAGTCGTCGCCAGGACGATCGCCGCCAAACAGCGTGCCGTTCACGCCCTCCCGGCCGGCGGTACGCGGGAAGTGGCGATCGACCCGCGGCAGCAGGAGCAGCCGGCGCTGACGGACGCACAGGCCGTGCGGCTGGTGAAGCTCGGGCGGCGGATCGAATCGCACTTCGGCCGCCCGCAGGACATCGAATGGTGCCTGGTCGACGACGGCTTCCAGATCGTTCAGAGCCGGCCGATCACGACGCTGTTCCCCATCCCCGAGTCGGGCGACCAGGAGAATCACGTCTACGTCTCCGTCGGCCATCAGCAGATGATGACCGACCCCATGAAGCCCTTGGGGTTCTCCATGTGGCAGCTGACGGCCATGGTGCCGATGCACGAGGCGGGCGGGAGGCTGTTCGTCGACGTCACCCGGCGCCTGGCCTCGCCCGCGAGCCGCGCGGGCCTCCTGGACGTCCTGGGGAAGGGCGATCCACTCGTCAGGGACGCCCTGGAGACCGTCCTCGACCGCGACGACTTCGTCCCGTCGCTCCCGGACACGGACCCCGGCGCGCCGCCGACCGGCCGTGCGTCCGCCCCGAGCGTGAAGCCGCCCGCGAACCCGATCGCAACCGATCCGGCCATCGTCACCGAGCTGATCGAGCGCAGCCGGGTGTCCATCGCCGCCCTGGAACGCGACATCCGGACGAAGACCGGACCGGCGTTGTTCGACTTCCTGCTGGAGGCCTTCGAGGAGCACAAGCGAGTCCTCGGTGACCCGTTGAGCATGCAGGCGATCATGGCGGGCATGGAGGCCACGTGGTGGCTCAACGACACGTTGCAGGAGTGGCTGGGGGAGAAGAACGCGGCAGACACGCTGACGCTGTCCGCGCCCGACAACGTCACGTCGGAGATGGGACTGGCGCTGCTCGACGTGGCGGACGTGATCCGCCCGTATCCGGAGGTGGTGGCGTTCCTCCAGGGCGTCGAGGACGAGGGCTTCCTGGACGAGATGGCGAAGCTCGCGGGCGGGAGCGAAGCGCGCGAGGCCATCGAGAGCTACCTCGACCGGTACGGCATGCGCTGTGTCGCGGAGATCGACATCACGAGGCCGCGTTGGCACGAGCGTCCCTCGACGCTCGTGCCGGTGATCCTCGACAACGTCAGGAACTTCGAGCCGGGCGCCGCCGGGAGGCGCTTCGAGCAGGGCCGGGAGAAGGCGCTGAAGAAGGAACAGGACGTGTTGTCGCGCTTGCGGACGCTGCCGGACGGGGACCGGAAGGCCGACGAGACCAAGCGGATGATCGACCGTGTCCGAACCTTCATCGGGTACCGGGAGTACCCGAAGTACGGCATCATCAGCCGCTACTTCGTCTACAAGCAGGCCCTGATGGAGGAGGCCCGGCGCCTCGTGCGGGCGAACGTGCTCGCGGAGCAGGAGGACATCTTCCACCTCACGTTCCAGGAACTTCACGAGGTCGTGCGCTCGAACCAGGTGGACCGCCGGCTCATCGAGCAGCGCAAGGACGCGTTCCGGTCGTACCACGCGCTCACACCGCCCCGGGTCCTCACATCGGACGGAGAGGCCGTCACCGGGGCGTACCGGCGCGACGACGTTCCGGCCGGCGCCCTGACCGGTCTGCCGGTCTCGGTCGGGACCGTCGAGGGACGGGCCCGCGTCATCCTCGACATGGGGGAGGCCGATCTCGAACCGGGTGACATCCTGGTCACGACCTTCACGGACCCCAGTTGGTCCCCGCTGTTCGTCGGCATCGCGGGCCTGGTGACCGAAGTGGGCGGCCTGATGACCCACGGCGCGGTGATCGCCCGAGAGTACGGTCTGCCGGCCGTCGTGGGCGTGGAGCGGGCCACCCGGTTGATCCGCGACGGGCAGCGGATCCGCGTGCACGGAACCGACGGGTACATCGAGATCCTGCCCTGA
- a CDS encoding HAMP domain-containing sensor histidine kinase codes for MHGSPGLSARLKLTLSYAGFLLLTSALLLAVVWVFLLRHVPDNSKGLLGISPNRYLLLHTFVPAAASALACLLVFGLLGGWLLAGRMLAPLTRITDAARMAGNGSLSHRIRMKGRQDEFRELSDAFDSMLEQIECHVAEQQRFAANASHELRTPLAISRALLDVARKDPTRDRVELIERLHAVNTRAIDLTEALLLLSRGDRGNLIPESVDLSLIAEEAAETLLPLAEQRRITLNVTGGAAHTTGSAELLLRMVTNLVQNAIVHNIPTGGTVTVHTEEHDDTSVLRVENTGRRLPADLVPTLTEPFQRGAERVRTDEYAGVGLGLAIVHSIVRAHEGTLDLTPRPAGGLLVTVRVPAASQASSPR; via the coding sequence ATGCACGGAAGCCCAGGGCTCAGCGCCCGACTGAAACTGACCCTCAGCTACGCCGGATTCCTCCTCCTCACCAGCGCTCTCCTGCTGGCCGTGGTGTGGGTGTTCCTGCTGCGCCACGTGCCCGACAACTCCAAGGGCCTTCTCGGGATCTCGCCCAACCGCTACCTCCTCCTGCACACGTTCGTCCCCGCCGCGGCCTCGGCCCTGGCCTGCCTGCTCGTGTTCGGCCTGCTGGGGGGATGGCTCCTCGCCGGCCGAATGCTCGCACCACTCACACGGATCACGGACGCGGCACGGATGGCGGGGAACGGTTCGCTGTCCCACCGGATCCGCATGAAGGGCCGCCAGGACGAATTCCGTGAGCTCTCCGACGCGTTCGACTCGATGCTCGAACAAATCGAATGCCACGTCGCCGAGCAGCAGAGGTTCGCCGCGAACGCCTCCCACGAACTGCGCACCCCGCTGGCCATCTCGCGGGCGCTCCTCGACGTCGCCCGCAAGGACCCCACGCGGGACCGGGTCGAACTCATCGAACGCCTGCACGCCGTCAATACGCGGGCGATCGACCTCACCGAGGCCCTCCTGCTGCTCAGCCGTGGCGACCGCGGAAACCTCATCCCCGAGAGCGTCGACCTCTCCCTCATCGCCGAGGAAGCCGCCGAAACGCTGCTTCCCCTGGCCGAACAGCGCCGGATCACGCTCAACGTCACCGGAGGGGCGGCCCACACCACCGGCTCCGCGGAGCTGCTGCTGCGGATGGTGACGAACCTCGTCCAGAACGCCATCGTCCACAACATTCCCACCGGCGGCACCGTGACCGTCCACACCGAGGAGCACGACGACACGAGTGTGCTGCGCGTGGAGAACACCGGCCGTCGACTCCCGGCGGACCTGGTACCGACCCTCACCGAACCCTTCCAGCGAGGAGCGGAGCGCGTGCGTACGGACGAGTACGCCGGCGTCGGCCTGGGCCTGGCCATCGTGCACAGCATCGTCCGCGCCCACGAGGGGACCCTCGACCTCACACCGCGTCCCGCCGGAGGTCTCCTCGTCACGGTCCGGGTTCCCGCCGCCTCGCAGGCGTCTTCGCCTCGTTGA
- a CDS encoding response regulator transcription factor yields the protein MRVLIVEDEPYLAEAVRDGLRLEAIAADIAGDGDSALELLGVNSYDLAVLDRDIPGPSGDEVARRIVASGSGIPILMLTAADRIDDKASGFGLGADDYLTKPFELRELVLRLRALDRRRGYARPPVREIEGLRLDPFRREVFRDGRYVALTRKQFAVLEVLVAAEGGVVSAEELLERAWDENADPLTNAVRITVSALRKRLGQPWIIATVPGVGYRIDTPRDTDGTTDPG from the coding sequence ATGCGCGTACTGATCGTGGAGGACGAGCCCTACCTGGCCGAGGCGGTCCGTGACGGTCTGCGACTGGAGGCGATTGCCGCAGACATCGCCGGCGACGGCGACTCGGCCCTGGAACTGCTCGGCGTCAACTCCTACGACCTCGCGGTCCTCGACCGCGACATCCCCGGCCCCTCCGGCGACGAGGTCGCCCGACGCATCGTCGCCTCCGGCAGCGGCATCCCGATCCTGATGCTCACCGCGGCCGACCGGATCGACGACAAGGCATCCGGGTTCGGACTCGGCGCCGACGACTACCTCACCAAACCGTTCGAGCTGCGGGAGCTCGTCCTGCGCCTGAGGGCGCTCGACCGCAGACGCGGGTACGCCCGGCCCCCGGTCCGGGAGATCGAGGGCCTGCGGCTCGACCCCTTTCGCCGGGAGGTCTTCCGCGACGGACGCTACGTCGCGCTCACCCGCAAGCAGTTCGCCGTACTGGAGGTCCTCGTCGCCGCCGAGGGCGGGGTCGTCAGCGCCGAGGAACTGCTGGAACGGGCCTGGGACGAGAACGCCGACCCCCTCACCAACGCCGTGCGCATCACCGTGTCCGCACTGCGCAAACGGCTCGGTCAACCATGGATCATCGCCACGGTGCCCGGTGTCGGCTACCGAATCGACACCCCCAGGGACACCGACGGCACCACCGACCCCGGATAG
- a CDS encoding DUF4236 domain-containing protein, producing MPLTFRKSFRILPGVRLNINRKSWSITTGGGKHGPRHTHSSTGRRTTSVDLPGPFGWRKTSRG from the coding sequence ATGCCGCTGACATTCCGCAAGAGTTTCAGGATCCTGCCCGGCGTCCGGCTCAACATCAACCGCAAGTCCTGGTCGATCACCACCGGCGGCGGCAAACACGGTCCCCGCCACACCCACAGCAGCACCGGACGTCGTACCACCTCCGTGGACCTGCCCGGCCCCTTCGGCTGGCGCAAGACCAGCCGCGGCTGA